The Thunnus thynnus chromosome 22, fThuThy2.1, whole genome shotgun sequence genome includes a window with the following:
- the sstr1b gene encoding somatostatin receptor type 1 has protein sequence MDLNGSQDYGSYPTGLPYNTSMDYEDYYQEPDASKIIIPSIYAFVCCVGLTGNAMVIYVILKYAKMKTATNIYILNLAIADELFMLSVPFLATSAAVRHWPFGSLMCRLVLSVDGINMFTSIFCLTVLSVDRYVAVVHPIKAARYRRPTVAKVVNVCVWGLSLIVILPIIIFADTVPAQDGGVDCNFLWPEAAWSEAFVVYTFLLGFLLPVGAICLCYCLMVARMRAVGLKAGWLQRRRSEKKITRMVLLVVAVFVLCWMPFYIVQLISVFHRPPDPMVTQLFVILSYANSGANPILYGFVSDNFRRSFQRIVCFRWLESGLDAEQVDYCAVALKRQATCSPLDFPKDCMASDMVFRNGTYTSRTTTV, from the coding sequence ATGGATTTAAATGGGAGCCAGGACTATGGGTCCTATCCAACAGGGCTACCCTATAACACAAGCATGGACTACGAGGACTACTACCAGGAGCCTGATGCCAGTAAAATCATCATCCCGTCCATCTATGCTTTTGTCTGTTGTGTAGGTCTTACTGGCAATGCCATGGTCATCTATGTTATTCTGAAATatgccaaaatgaaaacagccaCTAACATTTACATCCTTAACTTAGCTATTGCTGATGAGTTGTTTATGTTGAGTGTTCCTTTTCTAGCTACATCAGCCGCCGTTCGCCACTGGCCCTTTGGGTCATTGATGTGTAGGTTGGTTCTGAGTGTGGATGGTATCAATATGTTCACATCAATCTTCTGCCTGACTGTGCTGAGTGTGGACCGCTATGTGGCAGTGGTCCACCCAATCAAGGCGGCCCGCTACCGCAGACCCACTGTAGCCAAAGTagttaatgtgtgtgtctgggggCTGTCGCTCATAGTCATCCTGCCCATCATTATCTTCGCGGACACTGTTCCTGCACAGGATGGTGGTGTGGACTGTAACTTCTTGTGGCCTGAAGCAGCATGGTCAGAGGCATTTGTAGTGTATACCTTCTTGTTGGGTTTTCTGTTGCCGGTTGGAGCTATCTGCTTATGCTACTGCCTAATGGTGGCCAGGATGCGAGCAGTGGGGCTAAAAGCAGGCTGGCTTCAACGGCGGCGCTCAGAGAAGAAGATCACTCGCATGGTGCTGTTGGTTGTGGCGGTGTTTGTTCTCTGCTGGATGCCCTTCTACATCGTCCAGCTGATCAGTGTTTTCCACCGGCCGCCAGACCCCATGGTCACTCAGCTTTTTGTAATCCTCAGCTATGCAAACAGCGGTGCCAATCCTATCCTGTACGGCTTTGTGTCCGACAATTTCCGGCGTTCATTCCAGCGCATTGTGTGTTTCCGGTGGCTAGAATCTGGGCTGGATGCGGAGCAGGTGGATTACTGTGCTGTAGCACTGAAGAGACAAGCAACATGTAGTCCTCTGGATTTTCCCAAAGACTGTATGGCTTCTGATATGGTGTTTCGGAATGGAACTTATACCTCCCGTACAACCACAGTGTAA